From the Theobroma cacao cultivar B97-61/B2 chromosome 2, Criollo_cocoa_genome_V2, whole genome shotgun sequence genome, one window contains:
- the LOC18608503 gene encoding 60S ribosomal protein L44 yields the protein MVYCYKPWRTKQKRDLIKKWRKGQDHGEEKCQNGFDPEKRLVQITKIPLTLTNPKFWNGYIYSLDASQFTFRPKQSSGSLSSSAAMVNVPKTKKTYCKSKDCRKHTLHKVTQYKKGKDSLAAQGKRRYDRKQSGYGGQTKPVFHKKAKTTKKIVLRLQCQGCKHVSQHPIKRCKHFEIGGDKKGKGTSLF from the exons ATGGTTTATTGCTACAAACCTTGGAGGACGAAACAAAAGCGGGATCTGATAAAGAAATGGAGAAAGGGACAAGATCACGGCGAAGAGAAATGCCAAAATGGCTTTGATCCGGAGAAGCGGCTGGTTCAGATA acgaaaatacccctaacCCTTACAAACCCTAAATTTTGGAATGGATATATTTATAGCTTGGACGCCTCCCAGTTCACCTTCCGGCCGAAACAGAGCTCAGGTTCTCTCTCTTCGTCTGCAGCCATG GTGAACGTACCCAAGACCAAGAAGACTTACTGCAAGAGCAAGGATTGCAGAAAGCACACTTTGCACAAGGTTACACAGTATAAGAAGGGTAAGGATAGTTTGGCTGCCCAAGGGAAACGCCGTTATGATCGCAAACAATCAGGTTATGGTGGGCAGACCAAACCAGTGTTCCACAAGAAG GCAAAGACCACCAAGAAGATTGTGCTAAGGCTGCAATGCCAGGGTTGCAAGCATGTCTCCCAGCATCCAATCAAG AGGTGCAAGCACTTTGAGATTGGCGGAGACAAGAAGGGGAAGGGAACATCTCTTTTCTAA